From Primulina tabacum isolate GXHZ01 chromosome 2, ASM2559414v2, whole genome shotgun sequence, one genomic window encodes:
- the LOC142536753 gene encoding uncharacterized protein LOC142536753 isoform X2 → MPIISRPFAASRVKDSLLLLSAALSISLLLYLHHLHVQPPDTAFEGTETPPSPPYPPPITVKNLLFSIASSASSFASRAAYVQMWHNPISHLNTTFLFLDLPVPNPSSFSTLPPIIIPQNSSYLTAGHRIARIVKDAFALNIPDISWYVFGDDDTVFFTDNLVKILSKYDHSRWYYIGCSSEIYEQNEKFSFDMAFGGGGYAISAPLVQAMHRVLDSCLNRYPHLYGSDARIFACVSELGVRLTVEPGFHQVDIRGNLFGMLSSHPLSLVASLHHIDAVEPIFPGMSRIHSLEHLFKAAHFDPARILQQTVCYDRTNELTVSISWGYAIQLYEENMLLPEVLSLQRTFRPWKRGRDVASSHFMFNTREFRSDPCERPVVFFLNNVVSDSTGISTNYTRHDDGKCVRRKAIKNLKVISVFSVKQNFDIEQLKAPRRHCCDISVSFDETMIIQIRNCGTHELISMRG, encoded by the exons ATGCCCATAATTTCGAGACCCTTTGCAGCATCGCGCGTCAAGGATTCCCTCCTCCTCCTATCCGCCGCCCTCTCCATCTCCCTCCTCCTCTATCTCCACCACCTCCACGTTCAACCACCGGATACCGCCTTCGAAGGCACCGAAACCCCACCGTCACCGCCGTATCCTCCGCCGATCACCGTCAAGAACCTACTATTCTCGATAGCCTCATCTGCTTCCTCTTTCGCCTCCCGCGCTGCTTACGTCCAGATGTGGCATAACCCCATTTcccacctcaataccaccttCCTTTTCCTAGACCTCCCCGTACCCAATCCCTCCTCCTTCTCTACACTGCCTCCGATTATCATCCCCCAGAACTCCTCCTACCTCACTGCCGGCCACCGTATCGCCCGCATTGTGAAAGACGCTTTTGCTCTCAACATTCCCGACATTTCCTGGTACGTTTTTGGGGATGATGACACAGTGTTTTTCACTGACAATTTAGTGAAAATCTTGTCCAAGTATGATCATAGTAGGTGGTACTACATTGGTTGTAGCTCTGAGATTTACGAGCAGAACGAGAAGTTTTCCTTTGACATGGCGTTTGGCGGCGGCGGTTATGCTATTAGTGCACCTTTAGTTCAGGCAATGCACCGGGTTCTAGATTCTTGCCTTAATAGGTATCCCCATTTGTATGGAAGCGATGCTCGGATTTTCGCTTGCGTGTCTGAGCTCGGTGTCCGGTTAACAGTTGAACCCGGCTTCCATCAG GTTGACATTCGAGGAAATTTGTTTGGGATGCTTTCTTCACATCCATTATCACTTGTTGCTTCGCTTCATCACATAGATGCTGTGGAACCAATCTTTCCTGGCATGAGCAGAATTCATTCTTTGGAACATCTGTTCAAAGCTGCACATTTTGATCCAGCTAGGATATTGCAGCAAACTGTTTGCTATGATCGTACCAATGAACTCACAGTTTCGATTTCATGGGGTTATGCTATTCAATTGTATGAGGAAAATATGCTTCTTCCGGAAGTTCTCTCGCTTCAGAGAACTTTTAGACCCTGGAAGAGAGGCAGAGAtgtggcttcaagccattttaTGTTTAACACAAGAGAATTCCGGAGTGATCCTTGCGAAAGACCCGTCGTCTTTTTTCTAAATAATGTAGTTTCTGATAGCACTGGGATCTCGACGAACTACACGAGGCATGATGATGGAAAGTGTGTTAGAAGAAAAGCGATCAAGAACTTGAAAGTTATTAGTGTTTTCTCGGTCAAGCAAAACTTTGATATTGAACAG TTGAAGGCGCCCCGTCGTCACTGCTGTGATATTTCGGTATCTTTTGATGAAACGATGATTATCCAAATCAGAAACTGTGGAACTCATGAACTAATTTCTATGCGGGgataa